From Desulfuromonas soudanensis, the proteins below share one genomic window:
- a CDS encoding YwbE family protein yields MDPRQRSDIRPGLAVDIVLKKDQKSDRLTCGIVQDILTSAPFHSRGIKVRLSDGQVGRVKGPAENGRP; encoded by the coding sequence ATGGACCCGCGACAGCGCAGCGACATCCGCCCGGGACTGGCGGTCGATATTGTTCTCAAGAAGGACCAGAAGAGCGACAGGCTGACCTGCGGAATCGTCCAGGACATCCTCACCAGCGCCCCCTTCCACTCCCGGGGCATCAAGGTGCGGCTCAGCGACGGCCAGGTCGGCAGGGTCAAGGGGCCGGCGGAGAACGGCAGACCCTGA